One Dokdonia sp. Dokd-P16 genomic window carries:
- a CDS encoding CotH kinase family protein, with amino-acid sequence MRYSIFLLVLAISINSCAQVSFTPQSVAIDDSLNIAIIQIPKGITVTDADFQISGLSYTLTLSSKDAIYTASHQLKRGATTYKTYLTSYPLIQIDAPQGIVNEPKRMATISYADKDTQFTSYAGIELRGSSSLVFPKKTYDLNFYKDSLGFENQDYELAGMRNDDDWILDGLYNEPLRMRSYLSLNLWNDIYKPHYLDKEPTAKAGATAAYAEVFVNGSYQGIFLLQEQIDRKLVQVKKNRGDTVRGEIFQGARYLGASSFDSISPKKNFLASWGGYDIKYPSDTNAPWDNVYPFTDFVVHSDDNAFAKGISEQFVINNAIDYFLYINAVRAPDNLGKNLYLIRYDAGEPYFYAPWDLDGSFGTIFSGKRIKTTDDFLTNGLVRRLIKTNADDFNTRFKKRWKTLRAQVLSQEELLTRQQNVYEKLSSNLVFEREQLVWKDFKSDREGLDYMQQWTKERLAFLDDYISKL; translated from the coding sequence GTGAGATATTCAATTTTTTTATTAGTACTAGCAATTTCTATTAACTCTTGTGCCCAAGTATCCTTTACTCCACAAAGCGTGGCAATAGACGATTCTCTTAATATTGCCATTATCCAAATACCTAAAGGGATCACAGTAACAGATGCAGATTTCCAGATTAGCGGACTATCATACACTCTTACTCTTTCAAGTAAGGATGCTATTTATACTGCTTCTCACCAATTAAAGCGTGGCGCTACTACTTATAAAACCTATCTCACTTCATATCCGCTCATACAGATAGATGCTCCACAGGGGATTGTAAATGAGCCTAAACGTATGGCAACAATCTCTTATGCAGATAAAGACACGCAGTTTACAAGTTATGCAGGGATAGAACTGAGAGGAAGCAGCTCTCTTGTGTTTCCTAAAAAGACGTACGACCTCAACTTTTATAAAGACAGTCTAGGTTTTGAAAATCAAGATTATGAGCTTGCAGGTATGCGCAATGATGATGACTGGATTCTGGATGGGCTTTACAACGAGCCGCTACGTATGCGTTCTTACCTCTCTCTCAATTTATGGAATGATATTTACAAACCGCATTATCTAGATAAAGAACCAACAGCCAAAGCTGGCGCAACAGCAGCCTATGCCGAGGTTTTTGTAAACGGGAGCTACCAAGGCATCTTCTTACTACAAGAACAAATAGATCGCAAACTCGTACAAGTAAAAAAGAATCGTGGTGACACGGTGCGTGGTGAGATTTTTCAAGGGGCGCGCTACCTAGGCGCTAGCTCTTTTGACTCCATATCTCCTAAAAAGAATTTCTTAGCAAGCTGGGGCGGTTATGATATTAAATACCCTTCTGACACTAATGCTCCCTGGGATAATGTATACCCTTTTACAGATTTTGTAGTGCATAGTGATGATAACGCTTTCGCGAAAGGAATTTCAGAACAATTTGTAATCAATAACGCGATTGATTATTTCCTATATATCAATGCTGTGCGCGCGCCAGATAATTTAGGCAAGAATTTATATCTCATACGTTACGATGCAGGAGAACCTTACTTCTATGCACCATGGGATCTAGATGGAAGCTTCGGGACTATTTTTAGTGGTAAACGAATAAAAACCACCGATGATTTTCTCACAAATGGTCTCGTGAGAAGACTTATAAAAACAAATGCAGATGATTTTAACACGCGTTTTAAAAAACGATGGAAAACACTTCGAGCTCAAGTATTGAGTCAAGAAGAATTACTCACTAGGCAACAAAATGTATATGAAAAACTCTCATCTAATCTAGTTTTTGAAAGAGAACAGCTGGTATGGAAAGATTTTAAATCTGACCGAGAAGGGCTAGACTATATGCAACAATGGACTAAAGAAAGACTTGCGTTTCTAGATGATTATATTTCTAAACTCTAA
- a CDS encoding TolC family protein — protein sequence MIQRLSIAILLLVSVATIAQTRSFTVEEAVTFALDSNYTAINSRRDIAKAIKRKWETTASGLPQVSASFDYNYQIKQPTQLIPAEFTGGEPGTFIPVVFGTQQNATATATLSQLIFDGSYLVGLQAAKTFLEFSKNANEKTQLEVRKGVINAYGGVLLAEESVAILDKNIATLEDNLRETRIIFENGFAEEEDVEQLQITFLSLKNQRANAKRMVTIAKQMFNLAIGIDIDQETVLTQTLEGLALPALGLLNDTVNLEQNVDYKIANNLNEQRELELKLEKSKALPTLGAFINVGTFAGRNEFNFFDSDEKWFPQSITGFQLNIPIFSSGMRNARTAQAAIALDQAKTQKEETEQQIKLAYASAKSDHELAIDNYNTSLKNITLAERIENKNQVKFREGLSTSFDLRQAQTQLYQVQQELLQAMLQIITTKADLETILNVPNYTNN from the coding sequence ATGATACAGAGATTATCGATAGCGATATTATTACTAGTAAGTGTTGCAACAATAGCACAAACTAGAAGTTTTACCGTAGAAGAGGCTGTAACCTTTGCTCTAGATAGCAATTATACAGCTATCAATAGCCGCCGAGATATCGCAAAGGCAATTAAGAGAAAATGGGAGACTACCGCTAGTGGATTACCACAGGTAAGCGCTAGTTTTGATTATAACTACCAGATAAAACAGCCTACACAGCTTATTCCAGCAGAATTTACGGGTGGTGAGCCTGGGACTTTTATTCCTGTAGTTTTTGGAACACAACAGAATGCTACTGCAACGGCAACATTGAGTCAGCTTATTTTTGATGGTTCATACCTTGTAGGGTTACAAGCTGCCAAAACATTTCTTGAGTTTTCTAAAAATGCAAACGAGAAAACGCAGCTAGAAGTTCGTAAGGGTGTAATAAATGCATACGGAGGAGTACTGCTTGCAGAGGAAAGTGTGGCAATACTAGATAAGAATATTGCGACATTAGAAGACAACCTTAGGGAGACTAGAATCATTTTTGAAAATGGATTTGCAGAGGAGGAAGATGTAGAGCAGCTACAGATTACGTTTTTATCACTTAAGAATCAGCGCGCAAATGCAAAGCGTATGGTAACCATTGCAAAGCAAATGTTTAACCTAGCAATAGGGATTGATATAGATCAAGAAACGGTGCTCACGCAAACCCTAGAAGGACTAGCATTACCTGCATTAGGACTTCTTAATGATACGGTAAACTTAGAGCAAAATGTAGATTACAAGATTGCAAATAATCTTAATGAACAACGTGAGCTCGAACTTAAACTTGAAAAAAGTAAAGCGCTGCCTACATTAGGTGCTTTTATAAATGTAGGAACATTTGCAGGGCGTAACGAGTTTAACTTCTTTGATAGTGACGAGAAGTGGTTTCCGCAATCTATTACCGGTTTCCAACTTAACATTCCAATTTTTAGTTCTGGAATGCGTAATGCAAGAACTGCGCAAGCGGCAATAGCGCTAGATCAAGCCAAAACTCAAAAAGAGGAGACAGAACAGCAAATTAAACTTGCATATGCATCTGCCAAAAGTGATCATGAGCTTGCCATAGATAACTACAATACATCTCTTAAGAATATCACGCTAGCAGAGCGTATCGAGAATAAAAACCAAGTAAAATTTAGAGAAGGCTTGAGTACGAGTTTTGATTTGAGACAAGCTCAGACACAGCTTTATCAAGTGCAACAGGAGTTGCTACAAGCAATGTTGCAAATAATCACAACAAAGGCAGATCTTGAGACCATACTTAATGTGCCTAATTATACCAATAACTAG
- a CDS encoding OmpA family protein: MRLIISFLLCLSATILMGQESAKSSIALGPPNPKPGVCYLSRDGVGEDKLWKAVLCEWKEYQTLEILSDSMDPRLSNYDKHYINKRVRLLLERKLSLEVESYYSSSASDTTDACLAQARAREVGEYLISQGLERNQLKITVLPVKDSVGLSLRVRAINSLP, from the coding sequence ATGAGATTGATAATTAGTTTTTTACTCTGCCTTTCTGCTACTATTTTGATGGGGCAAGAAAGTGCAAAATCAAGTATAGCGCTTGGTCCTCCTAACCCAAAACCAGGGGTTTGCTACCTTTCACGTGACGGTGTAGGAGAAGATAAACTATGGAAAGCGGTACTCTGTGAGTGGAAAGAATATCAAACTTTAGAGATTCTTAGTGATAGTATGGATCCGCGATTATCTAATTATGATAAACATTACATTAATAAACGAGTGCGTTTATTACTGGAACGTAAGCTCTCATTAGAAGTAGAAAGCTATTATTCATCAAGTGCTAGTGACACCACAGATGCTTGCCTTGCTCAGGCAAGAGCTAGGGAGGTAGGAGAATATCTTATAAGTCAGGGACTAGAAAGAAATCAGCTTAAGATTACCGTGCTCCCTGTTAAAGACAGCGTGGGATTAAGTTTGAGAGTAAGGGCAATTAATTCATTACCATAG
- a CDS encoding RagB/SusD family nutrient uptake outer membrane protein encodes MKTYNKAIKYISYAMVIGFITACSIDEVVDPNRPSLGGVQENANIGQLNELVVGVESTLRNGLGIETTASGTIARELYLFDADPRNTGDLLGKNGIALDNNSFYSTAQWNGNYRCIKNTNILIDAAMNTEAITEEERQGYIGVAKTFAAYELIQIVKSYNVARVDVADEDNLGPIVSADEALMAAKNMLDDAFTTLNGASFAFTLSDGFDGFNTPSSFQEFNRAVAAMTAVYSGNGTEALSALTNSYFNLNGSLTAGPKHIFSLSPGDQANPVFRAPDLNGDQIIVHNSWIEDAEVGDTRVTTKTATRLDAQGQDDLNGTNETRLYASQLSSIDILRNEELILLYAEASILASNFDDAATALSIIRNSASLNDYTGALTPEALTDELLKQRRYSLWSENSRLYDVRRYNLENTLPIDRQGDLIFTELPVPLSENQ; translated from the coding sequence ATGAAAACATATAACAAAGCAATAAAATATATAAGCTATGCGATGGTCATAGGCTTTATAACAGCCTGTTCTATAGACGAGGTGGTTGATCCCAACAGACCAAGCCTGGGTGGTGTTCAAGAAAACGCCAACATAGGACAACTTAACGAACTTGTAGTAGGTGTAGAATCTACACTAAGAAACGGCTTAGGCATTGAAACTACAGCTAGTGGCACCATAGCGAGAGAGTTATATCTATTTGATGCAGATCCGAGAAATACAGGTGATCTACTAGGAAAAAATGGTATTGCACTTGACAATAACTCTTTTTATAGCACTGCACAATGGAATGGAAATTACCGCTGCATAAAAAACACCAATATTCTTATTGATGCCGCAATGAATACGGAAGCGATAACAGAAGAAGAAAGACAGGGCTATATAGGTGTTGCCAAAACTTTTGCTGCTTATGAACTAATTCAAATTGTAAAATCTTATAATGTTGCGCGTGTGGACGTAGCTGACGAAGACAATCTAGGTCCGATTGTAAGTGCAGACGAAGCTCTAATGGCTGCTAAAAATATGCTTGATGACGCTTTTACAACTCTTAATGGTGCTAGTTTTGCTTTCACATTGAGTGATGGTTTTGATGGTTTCAATACACCATCATCTTTTCAAGAGTTTAATAGAGCTGTAGCAGCGATGACCGCTGTTTATTCAGGTAATGGAACAGAGGCACTAAGTGCTCTTACTAATTCCTATTTTAACCTTAATGGCTCTTTAACCGCTGGACCTAAACACATTTTTAGTCTAAGCCCAGGAGATCAAGCAAACCCTGTGTTCCGTGCTCCTGACTTAAATGGTGATCAAATCATTGTACACAATAGTTGGATTGAGGATGCAGAAGTTGGTGATACTAGGGTAACTACTAAAACAGCTACTCGCTTAGATGCTCAAGGACAAGATGATCTTAATGGGACCAATGAAACTAGACTTTATGCCTCTCAACTTTCAAGCATAGATATTCTGAGAAACGAAGAGTTAATCCTTCTATATGCAGAAGCTAGTATTCTTGCTAGTAACTTTGATGATGCAGCAACCGCTCTTAGTATTATACGCAATAGTGCGAGTCTAAATGATTATACAGGTGCTTTGACACCAGAAGCGCTAACAGATGAATTATTAAAGCAACGTAGATACTCTTTATGGTCAGAGAATTCTCGTTTATATGACGTAAGAAGATATAATCTTGAAAATACACTGCCTATTGACAGACAAGGAGACCTCATATTTACTGAACTACCAGTACCATTATCTGAGAATCAATAA
- a CDS encoding TetR/AcrR family transcriptional regulator yields MKEQLLNTATELFLSQGFKSITMDDIAKEMGMSKKTVYSYYSNKEAIVSASAMQMFTDICGGIDTIFERELNPIEELYDIKKYVLEHINGERTSSMYQLQKYYPKIHQTLRKSQYDYMQSCVTRNVLKGIEQELFISDISVEFVVNIYFTGMTGIKDETIFPKSTFPVSDLYDMYLEYHIRGIVTPKGRKILNKLIKSNHN; encoded by the coding sequence ATGAAAGAACAATTATTAAATACTGCCACAGAGTTGTTTTTAAGCCAGGGGTTTAAGAGCATCACAATGGATGATATAGCCAAAGAAATGGGTATGTCTAAGAAAACAGTGTACAGCTACTATTCAAATAAAGAAGCAATAGTCTCTGCAAGTGCGATGCAGATGTTTACAGATATATGCGGAGGGATAGATACCATATTTGAGCGTGAGTTAAATCCTATTGAAGAATTATATGACATTAAGAAATATGTACTTGAGCACATTAATGGAGAGCGTACTTCTTCTATGTATCAGCTTCAAAAATATTATCCTAAGATACACCAGACGCTTAGAAAGAGTCAGTATGATTACATGCAAAGTTGTGTGACTAGAAACGTGCTCAAAGGGATAGAACAAGAACTTTTTATAAGTGATATAAGTGTAGAGTTTGTAGTAAATATTTACTTCACGGGAATGACCGGAATTAAGGATGAGACTATTTTTCCTAAATCTACATTTCCCGTGTCAGACTTATATGATATGTATCTAGAGTATCACATACGTGGTATTGTAACACCTAAAGGAAGAAAAATTTTAAATAAACTCATCAAATCTAACCACAACTAA
- a CDS encoding efflux RND transporter permease subunit has protein sequence MTDKKKKNVDKEFAISSWAIDNPTIIYVLMALFLALGMGAYLGMARENFPEINETKIYISAPYPGNTAEDIERLIVDPLEDKLQNLSDVVEVLSTSQEDYAIITIEFKEGVDVQEAKQRVKDEVDSETANEDWPTFNNAKVEPNVFDLSISEETPILNVNVSGNYPTIKLKEYAEYLQDEIESLKEIKEATIRGAQEREVEVAVDVYKMIAAQVSFNDILASIGNENMTLSAGNLVSSGQRRNIRVIGEIQSPEELEDFVIKSDNGAVYLKDIAEVTFSEEDKTTYARDLTLYEGDTVNDEEISETVVMLDVKKRSGENMIEAVEQINEIIANATAEVFPPDVVVRTANDQSAKTENQVNDLVNNIIFGIILVVGVLMFFLGFKNALFVGFAIPMSMFMSFMILNLMGYTMNTMILFALIMGLGMLVDNGIVVVENVYRLMDEEGMGRIEAAKKGIGEIAFPIIISTLTTVAAFVPLGLWPGIMGQFMIYFPITLSVVLGSSLFVAIFINSMLVSQFMKTDEKALSRKFLIRTSLIMLPIGLMILFLGGSIRGLGSLVIATIIFMWIYKYVLKGAADAFQKRFLTWLEDVYKRFLGWAIKGYKPIGFVVGIFLMLILTFMAFGGSVSAGRTAIEFFPDNKPNQITVYIEYPEGTAITKTDAITKEIEQRVFKVFNDEAYLEGEDYNALVETSVSQVGEGAGNPQTDGGSAAEMPHRAKITATMREYKYRNEADSEELRFKVQDAVRGVYPGVVITVEKDAAGPPQGYPINIELEGKDYQELIIAAEKMRNYINSRNVPGVDELKINVNRGKPGTEVLVDRQKAGELGVATGQVGMQLRRSIFGDKAGVYKKDGEDYDIYVRFNEEQRYDKSALFNQNITFRDPATGQVKEVPVSAVTTTRNTSSFSAIKHRDSKRVVTVYSNLAAGFTDAGVVVAAVQEEMQNFDEIPKDIKVNYTGQIEEQAKEMNFLVSAFFGGLALIFFLLIFQFSSISKPIIIMIAIFLSFIGVFGGIIISGSPFVIIMTMMGIISLAGIVVNNGVVLLDYTQLLVDRKEVAQDLEGKQMLDKKTMQELIIEGGRARLRPVLLTAITTVLGLIPLAIGINIDFFGLFQEFDAGIYVGGDNVIFWGPLAWTVIYGLIIATFLTLIIVPLLYYIVYRIKFKIRGGKDAEEEEKELPEAA, from the coding sequence ATGACAGATAAGAAAAAGAAAAATGTAGATAAGGAATTTGCAATCTCCAGCTGGGCGATTGATAATCCTACCATTATTTACGTTCTTATGGCGCTGTTTCTGGCCTTAGGAATGGGGGCATACTTAGGTATGGCGCGTGAGAATTTCCCGGAAATTAACGAGACTAAAATTTATATTTCGGCCCCATATCCTGGGAACACCGCAGAGGATATTGAACGTCTCATTGTAGATCCGCTAGAGGATAAACTTCAGAACTTATCAGACGTGGTTGAGGTGCTTTCTACTTCGCAAGAAGATTATGCAATCATCACCATAGAGTTTAAGGAAGGAGTTGATGTACAGGAGGCAAAGCAACGAGTAAAGGATGAGGTAGATTCAGAAACGGCAAATGAAGACTGGCCTACGTTTAACAATGCAAAGGTAGAGCCTAACGTATTTGACTTAAGTATCTCTGAGGAGACACCTATTCTTAATGTAAACGTATCTGGTAACTATCCTACTATAAAGCTTAAGGAATATGCAGAGTACCTGCAGGATGAGATAGAAAGCCTTAAGGAAATCAAAGAAGCAACTATACGTGGTGCGCAAGAGCGTGAGGTAGAAGTAGCAGTAGATGTGTATAAAATGATTGCTGCTCAAGTAAGTTTTAATGACATACTTGCTTCTATAGGTAATGAAAATATGACCCTATCTGCAGGTAATCTTGTGAGTAGCGGACAACGTCGTAACATTCGTGTGATAGGAGAAATCCAAAGCCCAGAAGAACTTGAAGATTTTGTAATCAAATCAGATAACGGGGCGGTATACCTTAAGGATATTGCAGAGGTAACTTTTTCTGAAGAGGATAAAACTACCTACGCTAGAGATCTCACATTATATGAAGGAGATACTGTAAATGATGAGGAGATAAGCGAGACGGTGGTAATGCTAGATGTAAAGAAAAGATCTGGCGAAAATATGATTGAAGCTGTTGAGCAAATCAACGAGATTATAGCAAATGCTACGGCAGAGGTATTTCCTCCTGATGTTGTAGTGCGTACCGCAAATGATCAGAGTGCAAAGACAGAAAACCAAGTAAACGACCTTGTAAACAATATCATCTTTGGTATTATTCTCGTGGTAGGCGTACTTATGTTCTTCTTAGGATTTAAAAATGCACTTTTTGTTGGGTTTGCAATTCCTATGTCTATGTTCATGAGTTTTATGATCCTCAACTTGATGGGTTATACCATGAATACCATGATTCTTTTTGCCCTTATTATGGGGCTTGGGATGCTAGTAGATAATGGTATTGTGGTAGTAGAAAATGTGTATCGTCTTATGGACGAAGAAGGAATGGGACGTATAGAAGCGGCCAAAAAAGGTATTGGAGAGATTGCATTCCCTATTATTATATCTACACTTACTACGGTAGCAGCTTTCGTACCATTAGGACTTTGGCCAGGGATTATGGGGCAGTTTATGATTTACTTCCCTATCACATTATCTGTGGTACTAGGGTCATCACTATTTGTAGCAATTTTTATAAACTCGATGCTCGTATCACAGTTTATGAAAACAGATGAGAAAGCGCTTTCGCGAAAATTTCTTATTCGTACCTCACTCATCATGTTGCCTATTGGGTTAATGATATTATTTTTAGGTGGAAGCATACGCGGACTAGGAAGTCTTGTGATTGCGACTATTATCTTCATGTGGATTTATAAATACGTACTTAAAGGTGCTGCCGATGCGTTCCAAAAACGTTTCTTAACGTGGTTAGAAGATGTTTATAAGAGATTCTTAGGATGGGCGATTAAAGGGTATAAGCCTATAGGATTTGTAGTAGGGATTTTCTTAATGCTTATTTTAACTTTTATGGCTTTTGGAGGATCTGTGAGTGCTGGTCGTACAGCTATAGAATTCTTCCCTGATAATAAGCCTAACCAGATTACGGTTTATATAGAATATCCAGAAGGTACAGCAATTACAAAGACAGATGCAATCACTAAAGAGATAGAGCAGCGTGTGTTCAAGGTCTTTAATGATGAGGCATACTTAGAAGGTGAAGATTACAATGCACTTGTAGAAACTTCTGTGTCACAAGTAGGAGAAGGCGCAGGTAACCCACAAACAGACGGAGGAAGCGCCGCCGAAATGCCGCACAGAGCAAAAATTACAGCTACTATGCGTGAGTATAAGTACCGTAATGAAGCAGATAGTGAAGAGCTTCGTTTTAAGGTACAAGATGCAGTAAGAGGAGTATATCCGGGAGTTGTAATTACTGTAGAAAAAGATGCTGCAGGACCACCACAGGGATATCCTATCAATATTGAATTAGAAGGAAAAGATTATCAAGAACTCATCATCGCAGCAGAAAAGATGCGTAACTATATCAATAGCCGCAACGTTCCTGGGGTAGATGAGCTTAAGATTAATGTAAATAGAGGTAAACCAGGAACAGAAGTTCTTGTAGATCGCCAGAAGGCAGGAGAGCTGGGTGTAGCTACTGGTCAAGTAGGGATGCAATTGCGTCGTTCTATCTTTGGTGATAAAGCTGGGGTTTATAAAAAAGATGGAGAAGATTATGATATTTACGTGCGCTTCAATGAAGAGCAGCGATATGATAAGTCGGCTTTATTTAATCAGAACATCACTTTTAGAGATCCTGCTACAGGTCAAGTAAAAGAAGTACCTGTAAGTGCAGTAACCACTACAAGAAACACATCTTCATTTAGTGCGATAAAGCACAGAGATTCTAAGCGTGTGGTGACAGTATATTCTAACCTTGCCGCTGGTTTTACAGATGCAGGTGTGGTAGTAGCTGCTGTACAAGAAGAGATGCAAAACTTCGACGAAATACCAAAGGATATTAAGGTAAACTATACAGGTCAAATTGAAGAGCAAGCAAAGGAAATGAATTTCTTGGTAAGTGCATTTTTTGGCGGACTGGCATTAATATTCTTCTTATTAATATTTCAATTTAGTTCCATTTCAAAACCTATCATCATTATGATAGCCATTTTCTTAAGTTTTATAGGAGTATTTGGTGGTATCATCATAAGTGGGTCGCCATTTGTAATTATCATGACCATGATGGGAATTATATCTCTTGCAGGTATTGTGGTAAATAATGGAGTGGTACTACTTGATTATACGCAGCTACTTGTAGATCGTAAAGAAGTAGCGCAAGATCTGGAAGGAAAGCAAATGCTTGATAAAAAGACCATGCAAGAACTCATTATAGAAGGTGGTCGTGCACGATTACGCCCGGTACTACTTACAGCGATAACAACAGTACTTGGGTTGATACCACTTGCTATAGGTATTAATATTGACTTCTTTGGGTTGTTCCAAGAGTTTGATGCAGGTATTTATGTAGGAGGTGATAACGTGATTTTCTGGGGACCACTAGCGTGGACCGTAATTTACGGATTAATCATAGCGACTTTCTTAACGCTTATTATTGTACCACTACTATACTACATAGTATATCGTATTAAATTCAAAATACGAGGTGGTAAAGATGCGGAAGAAGAAGAAAAAGAGCTGCCAGAAGCAGCATAA
- a CDS encoding efflux RND transporter periplasmic adaptor subunit, whose translation MKKYITLAILSIALVSCGGDTSGKSVEALIESGSVEELQAKKEALKAEITTSNNQLAQIEKVLEEKTPRDKKEVLITTMTVKDTLFNHFIEVQGNVETKQNVLIYPEYQGTLSRVLVKEGQRVRKGQTLARIDDGGLGSQVAQMESQLALAKTTFERQQRLWDQKIGSEIQYLQAKTQYESSQNMVSQIRSQLGKTTVNAPFSGVIDQVITDQGTVVAPGMALFRIVNLDNMYVAAEIPESYLPTVTAGKKVKVDFPVLGETVETTVRQTGNYIKPSNRSFAIEVDVPNKDGKVKPNLTARLSINDYTADNAILIPLNVINENADGEQFVYIAFAKADEMIAQQKIITTGKSQGDRIEVLSGVEVGDKIIVEGARSVKDNQAVKILTY comes from the coding sequence ATGAAAAAATATATAACACTTGCTATCTTAAGTATTGCACTCGTTTCTTGTGGAGGAGACACTAGCGGAAAATCTGTAGAAGCACTCATAGAGTCTGGCTCAGTAGAAGAGCTTCAAGCTAAGAAAGAAGCACTTAAGGCAGAGATAACAACTAGTAATAATCAACTTGCACAAATAGAAAAAGTGCTAGAAGAAAAAACACCAAGAGACAAGAAAGAGGTTCTTATTACTACAATGACGGTTAAGGATACTTTGTTTAATCACTTTATTGAAGTACAAGGTAATGTGGAGACTAAGCAAAATGTGCTTATTTATCCAGAATACCAAGGGACGCTTTCAAGAGTACTTGTAAAGGAAGGGCAACGTGTGAGAAAAGGACAAACACTAGCTCGCATAGATGATGGAGGTTTAGGTAGTCAAGTAGCACAAATGGAATCACAACTTGCACTTGCCAAAACTACCTTTGAACGCCAGCAACGTTTATGGGATCAAAAAATAGGATCTGAAATTCAATACCTACAAGCAAAAACTCAATATGAATCTTCACAAAATATGGTGAGTCAAATTAGAAGTCAGCTGGGTAAGACTACTGTAAATGCACCTTTTTCTGGTGTGATAGACCAAGTAATTACAGACCAAGGAACGGTAGTTGCTCCAGGAATGGCGTTATTTAGAATTGTAAATCTTGACAATATGTATGTAGCTGCAGAGATTCCTGAGAGCTACTTACCTACAGTAACTGCTGGTAAAAAGGTAAAAGTAGATTTTCCTGTATTAGGAGAGACGGTTGAGACTACTGTGCGTCAGACTGGTAATTACATTAAACCATCAAACAGAAGTTTTGCTATAGAAGTAGATGTTCCTAATAAAGATGGTAAGGTAAAACCTAACCTTACTGCGCGACTTTCTATTAACGATTATACAGCAGATAACGCGATTTTAATCCCTCTCAATGTAATTAATGAAAATGCAGACGGTGAGCAATTTGTATATATCGCTTTCGCGAAAGCGGACGAAATGATAGCGCAGCAAAAAATAATTACTACTGGTAAATCTCAAGGAGATCGCATTGAAGTGCTTTCTGGAGTAGAAGTAGGCGATAAAATCATTGTAGAAGGAGCGCGATCTGTAAAAGACAACCAAGCTGTAAAAATCTTAACATACTAA
- a CDS encoding polyprenyl synthetase family protein, whose amino-acid sequence MRSIPEYTEVFIDYLNKHTLEKEPKNLYDPINYILGLGGKRLRPVLTLMACELFEKDHAIALDAALAIEIFHNFSLVHDDIMDDAPLRRGKETVHEKWDINTGILSGDAMLIRAYQLFENYEGDTFKELAKLFSKTAIEVCEGQQYDVDFETRDDVTIPEYMKMIEYKTAVLVGAALKMGAIVAGASKTCQEAIYNYGRDLGLAFQLQDDYLDAFGDPESFGKQVGGDIIENKKTFLYLTALINSDKDDAQQLEHFFSISPADPADKIETVKQQFLDSGAAKATEQEIAKYTQKAFTALDNVDISEDKKEVLRLFGESLMKRTY is encoded by the coding sequence ATGCGCAGCATTCCAGAGTACACAGAGGTATTTATTGATTATTTAAATAAACACACCTTAGAGAAAGAGCCGAAAAATTTATATGACCCTATAAATTATATACTTGGCTTAGGAGGTAAGAGACTGCGTCCTGTGCTTACACTTATGGCTTGTGAGCTGTTTGAAAAAGACCATGCTATCGCACTTGATGCTGCACTAGCCATAGAAATTTTCCACAACTTTTCATTAGTACATGATGATATTATGGATGATGCTCCACTGCGTCGTGGTAAGGAAACTGTACATGAAAAATGGGATATAAACACTGGGATCCTTTCTGGAGATGCAATGCTCATAAGGGCGTACCAACTCTTTGAAAATTATGAAGGTGATACCTTTAAAGAACTAGCAAAACTCTTTTCTAAAACGGCAATTGAGGTTTGTGAAGGGCAACAATATGACGTAGATTTTGAGACTCGTGACGATGTTACCATCCCAGAATATATGAAAATGATTGAGTACAAAACAGCTGTACTCGTGGGCGCTGCTCTTAAAATGGGAGCTATAGTTGCTGGTGCTTCAAAGACTTGTCAAGAAGCAATTTATAACTATGGACGAGATCTAGGTCTAGCATTCCAACTACAAGATGATTATCTAGATGCCTTTGGCGATCCAGAGAGTTTTGGGAAGCAAGTGGGCGGTGATATTATAGAAAATAAAAAAACCTTCCTATACCTTACTGCGCTTATCAATTCTGATAAAGATGATGCACAACAACTAGAGCATTTCTTCTCTATCTCACCAGCAGATCCTGCCGATAAAATAGAAACCGTAAAGCAACAGTTTTTAGATTCTGGAGCAGCAAAAGCTACAGAACAAGAAATCGCCAAATACACGCAGAAAGCATTTACAGCACTAGATAACGTTGATATCTCTGAAGATAAGAAAGAGGTATTGCGACTTTTTGGAGAGAGTTTAATGAAGCGTACTTACTAA